A genomic segment from Diospyros lotus cultivar Yz01 chromosome 5, ASM1463336v1, whole genome shotgun sequence encodes:
- the LOC127802285 gene encoding uncharacterized protein LOC127802285 — translation MYEPVPVEEHDEDMEDLLEEEGEGMENPIEPGEAEEMADPIEAAEEEEDDIPIFWAEDDLLEFEDTDSEDKEETEVMMNDPEAPPYESDDEKNIWMVNTQRRLAVGPRTPNPQVGNTEGNTSRHPEGDSSQETGGSRLDQMERILGGVVGLIQETHFRDSYAVSMLDLYHRQNPPIFHGKLGADPSEGEFWIEQMEKLLDHLHRREEEKVNCATFMLQDEADRWWKGVKRAMNPRAKAPYITWERFKELFNEKYFPLNVRMKKEREFMELKQTGDMTVAQYEDAFSRLIRYMPIYEGDERIKAQKFLGGLNLKLQRALSSINTQSYSEVVLQAYTTEANLSRIDAIQGESQQGSSHRVGKKLEPQKLKFKPGTPCAKCQKQHPGRPCRLGTRGCYNCGEIGHLNQNCPKKRITCYNCQQTGHFARDCPKPRLTNQPQGTTENARVQQGRVFHLTRQDTVEDPAVIEGMDFLTKYNATLDCKDKTVCLRAGDLNIKFQGQKRASDQTWISALKAEKLLRQGARGYLSCVLEKGTEPLKIEEVRIVREFRDVFPDELPGLPPRREIEFAIEIVPGAGQVSIPPYKMAPAELRELKTQLQELLDKGFIRPSMSPWGAPVLFVKKKDGSLRMCVDYRQLNKITIKNKYPLPRIEELFDQLQGAKVFSKIDLRSGYYQLRIKVEDVPKTAFHSRYGHYEFLVMPFGLINAPAAFMDTMNRVFRPFLDKFVIVFIDDILIYSPSEEEHESHLRIILQTLQEHKLYAKFSKCEFWLYQVAFLGHVISAEGISVDPAKITAVANWKQPRSVTEIKSFLGLAGYYRKFVEGFSKIATPLTKLTQKGVKFDWSKQCEESFQTLKDKLTTAPVLAMPNGSGGFMIYTNASRNGLGCVLMQHGRVIAYGSRQLKTHERNYPTHDLELAIVVFALKIWRHYLYGEKFKIFTDHKSLQYVFSQKELNMRQRRWMELLKDYDCTIQYHPGKANVVADALSRKETPCMAGIMMIEWKLVKAFSLMAVGVVSRGNSVYAASLTLQPESIDQIRQAYSEDPRIKMWVDDHRRAKKPEF, via the exons ATGTACGAGCCAGTACCAGTGGAGGAGCACGATGAAGACATGGAGGACCTGCTAGAGGAAGAAGGGGAAGGTATGGAAAACCCAATTGAGCCAGGGGAAGCAGAAGAAATGGCAGATCCAATAGAagcagcagaagaagaagaagacgacataCCCATATTCTGGGCCGAGGATGACCTTCTTGAGTTCGAGGACACCGATTCTGAAGACAAGGAAGAGACAGAAGTGATGATGAATGACCCCGAGGCACCCCCATACGAATCTGATGATGAAAAGAACATTTGG atggtgaacactCAAAGACGGTTAGCAGTTGGGCCTAGGACGCCCAACCCACAAGTTGGCAACACCGAAGGAAACACCAGTAGGCATCCAGAAGGCGACTCTAGTCAAGAGACCGGAGGTAGTCGACTAGATCAAATGGAGCGAATACTGGGGGGTGTGGTGGGACTCATACAAGAAACTCACTTTCGAGACAGCTATGCAGTCAGCATGCTTGATCTCTATCATCGACAGAACCCTCCCATCTTTCACGGGAAGCTTGGCGCAGACCCTAGTGAAGGAGAATTTTGGATCGAACAAATGGAGAAGCTACTAGACCACCTGCACCgtagagaagaagagaaggtcaATTGTGCCACCTTTATGCTGCAAGACGAAGCAGACAGGTGGTGGAAGGGAGTCAAGAGGGCAATGAACCCTCGGGCCAAGGCTCCCTATATCACCTGGGAGCGATTTAAGGAGCtctttaatgaaaaatactttccCCTGAATGTGagaatgaaaaaggaaagagaattcATGGAGTTAAAACAGACCGGAGACATGACTGTTGCTCAATATGAAGATGCTTTTAGTCGATTGATCCGGTATATGCCCATTTATGAAGGAGACGAAAGGATCAAGGCCCAAAAGTTTTTGGGAGGGCTGAACCTGAAACTCCAAAGGGCATTGAGTAGTATAAATACTCAGTCCTATTCAGAAGTGGTGCTGCAAGCTTATACCACCGAGGCTAACCTGAGCCGGATTGACGCTATCCAAGGAGAGAGTCAGCAGGGGAGCAGTCATAGAGTCGGCAAGAAGCTAGAACCGCAGAAGCTGAAGTTCAAGCCTGGTACCCCATGCGCGAAATGTCAGAAGCAGCACCCAGGGAGGCCATGCCGGCTCGGGAcaagggggtgttacaattgtggaGAAATAGGGCATCTCAACCAGAATTGCCCGAAGAAGAGAATCACCTGTTACAACTGCCAGCAGACTGGTCATTTTGCAAGGGATTGTCCTAAGCCGCGATTGACGAATCAACCTCAAGGGACGACCGAAAATGCTAGAGTTCAGCAGGGAAGGGTGTTTCATCTGACACGACAAGATACGGTAGAAGACCCAGCCGTAATTGAAG gaatggacttcctaacTAAGTACAACGCGACATTGGACTGTAAAGATAAAACAGTCTGTCTCAGGGCTGGAGACCTGAACATCAAGTTTCAAGGGCAAAAGAGGGCAAGTGATCAGACGTGGATCTCGGCTCTAAAGGCTGAGAAATTATTACGACAAGGAGCACGAGGATACCTGTCTTGTGTCTTAGAGAAAGGCACGGAGCCATTGAAGATCGAGGAAGTACGCATCGTCAGAGAATTCAGGGATGTGTTTCCTGATGAATTGCCTGGATTGCCACCTAGACGAGAGATTGAGTTTGCAATAGAAATCGTGCCAGGGGCAGGACAGGTTTCGATACCCCCGTACAAAATGGCCCCTGCAGAGTTAAGGGAACTAAAGACCCAATTACAAGAGTTGCTCGACAAAGGATTCATAAGGCCAAGTATGTCACCATGGGGAGCACCAGtactctttgttaagaaaaaggatgggagCCTGAGAATGTGTGTCGACTATCGacagttaaataaaataacgaTAAAAAATAAGTACCCACTTCCCAGGATCGAGGAGTTGTTCGATCAATTACAAGGAGCCAAGGTCTTCTCGAAGATTGACCTAAGATCAGGGTATtatcaattaaggatcaaaGTAGAAGACGTGCCTAAGACAGCTTTTCACTCTCGATATGGGCACTATGAATTTCTGGTGATGCCGTTCGGACTGATCAATGCCCCAGCAGCTTTTATGGACACTATGAATCGGGTTTTCAGGCCATTCTTGGACAAGTTcgtgatcgtgtttatagacgACATACTGATATATTCTCCCTCAGAAGAAGAGCACGAATCACATTTAAGGATAATATTACAAACATTACAAGAACATAAGTTGTAtgccaaattttccaaatgcGAATTTTGGTTGTACCAGGTGGCATTTTTGGGGCATGTTATATCGGCTGAAGGAATATCAGTCGACCCGGCCAAGATAACAGCTGTAGCAAATTGGAAGCAACCTCGATCGGTTACCGAAATTAAGAGCTTCTTGGGATTAGCCGGATACTATAGGaagttcgtggaagggttttccaaaattgcaacacccctcaccaagttaactcagaagGGGGTGAAGTTCGACTGGAGTAAGCAGTGCGAGGAAAGTTTTCAGACACTTAAGGATAAGCTGACAACCGCTCCAGTACTAGCTATGCCAAATGGATCAGGAGGATTCATGATCTACACTAATGCCTCGAGAAACGGTTTAGGGTGTGTGCTGATGCAACACGGTAGGGTCATTGCCTATGGGTCTCGACAGCTCAAAACCCACGAGCGGAACTACCCGACCCACGATTTGGAGCTGGCGATAGTAGTATTtgccttaaagatttggaggcattatttatatggtgagaagtttaagatttttactgatcacaagagtctgCAGTATGTCTTCTCACAAAAGgaattaaacatgaggcaacgaAGATGGATGGAGCTATTAAAAGACTACGACTGTACTATTCAATACCACCCCGGTAAAGCTAATGTCGTAGCAGACGCCCTGAGCAGGAAAGAAACCCCCTGTATGGCCGGAATAATGATGATAGAGTGGAAGCTAGTTAAAGCTTTCAGCTTAATGGCGGTAGGAGTAGTTTCCCGAGGAAACTCAGTCTACGCAGCTAGTCTCACGTTGCAACCGGAATCAATAGACCAGATACGACAAGCCTACTCGGAAGACCCTCGAATAAAGATGTGGGTGGATGATCACAGGCGAGCAAAGAAACCAGAATTTTAG